From the genome of Psychrilyobacter atlanticus DSM 19335, one region includes:
- a CDS encoding GIY-YIG nuclease family protein — translation MYYIYMLGCGDGSVYTGITNDVEKRIEAHKSGEGAKYTRGRGPFELLSLWETKTKSQACRVEYFIKKHTKKKKILFYTDGEYLVNLIYEEKQIEIKKILEWDLK, via the coding sequence ATGTATTATATATATATGTTAGGATGTGGAGATGGAAGTGTCTATACGGGTATAACCAATGATGTTGAGAAAAGAATAGAGGCTCACAAGAGTGGAGAGGGAGCTAAGTATACCAGGGGAAGGGGACCATTCGAACTTTTATCCCTTTGGGAGACAAAAACGAAATCCCAAGCCTGCAGGGTGGAGTATTTTATAAAAAAGCATACGAAAAAGAAAAAAATCCTATTCTATACAGATGGAGAGTATTTGGTTAATTTGATATACGAAGAGAAGCAGATAGAGATAAAAAAAATATTAGAATGGGATTTGAAATAA
- a CDS encoding DUF1576 domain-containing protein, producing MDEFSCGRLQKAKKLTFALALAILTVFTYFVFIDKTNIIIGLKNIVTSPSTLITDFLVIGGLGATFLNAFSLFIFNFILVKSFRLKISGLVLAAFFTVFGFSFFGKNIFNVLPIYLGGIMYAKFEHLDFKTVLPTIMFTSALAPFISAMAFSSGTFEEAYLLAMILGIVIGFIATPLAKKMISFHEGFNLYNLGFTGGLLGAVITSILKAYDFDIEPQKLISTKYHLVLLITCSMVFLLMILVGFYINKNSFKGYKELLKCDGLKSDFTEKYGYGLSFINMGINGFISIAFILLVGETLSGPLLAGILTIVGFSAFGKHPLNITPILFGVWLAGVTTEVDKFVLVLSALFGTAMAPISGVYGPLWGIAAGWLHMSVVRNIGVVHGGLNLYNNGFSAGIVAGVLLPIIRTFTDRRNKFKDKYFLKRQELYKNLYSEEDLD from the coding sequence ATGGATGAATTTAGCTGTGGAAGGCTGCAGAAAGCTAAAAAATTAACCTTTGCATTGGCTCTTGCCATTCTTACGGTTTTCACTTATTTTGTTTTTATTGATAAAACAAATATAATTATTGGATTAAAGAATATAGTCACATCTCCCTCTACCCTGATAACAGATTTCTTGGTTATTGGAGGATTAGGAGCTACATTTTTAAATGCATTTAGTTTATTTATTTTTAACTTTATCTTGGTTAAAAGTTTTAGGCTCAAGATTAGCGGTTTGGTTTTGGCTGCTTTTTTCACTGTCTTTGGGTTCTCATTTTTTGGAAAAAATATATTTAATGTACTGCCAATCTATCTCGGCGGAATAATGTATGCAAAATTTGAGCACTTAGACTTCAAAACAGTTTTACCTACAATTATGTTTACTAGTGCATTGGCACCTTTTATCAGTGCTATGGCATTTAGTTCTGGTACATTTGAGGAAGCCTATCTATTAGCTATGATCTTAGGTATAGTTATAGGGTTTATAGCTACTCCTCTAGCTAAAAAAATGATCTCATTCCATGAGGGGTTCAACCTTTATAATTTGGGATTTACTGGGGGACTTTTAGGAGCCGTTATTACCTCTATCCTAAAGGCTTATGATTTTGATATAGAGCCCCAAAAATTAATTTCAACTAAATATCATCTGGTGCTATTGATTACTTGTTCCATGGTATTCTTACTTATGATCTTAGTAGGATTCTATATTAATAAAAATAGCTTTAAAGGCTACAAAGAACTATTAAAATGTGATGGTTTAAAATCTGATTTCACAGAAAAATATGGATATGGACTTTCATTTATCAATATGGGAATCAATGGGTTTATCTCCATTGCATTTATCCTCCTTGTAGGAGAAACTCTAAGTGGACCTCTCTTGGCAGGGATCTTAACGATCGTTGGTTTTTCTGCCTTTGGAAAACATCCCCTAAATATTACACCTATCCTTTTCGGAGTTTGGTTAGCTGGTGTAACCACTGAAGTGGATAAATTTGTTTTAGTTCTTTCAGCCCTATTTGGTACTGCTATGGCTCCAATTTCAGGGGTCTATGGTCCTCTTTGGGGTATAGCTGCTGGATGGCTTCATATGTCAGTGGTTAGAAATATAGGTGTTGTTCACGGTGGATTAAATCTATATAACAATGGTTTTTCTGCCGGTATAGTTGCAGGTGTTTTATTACCTATCATCCGTACTTTTACAGACAGAAGAAATAAATTTAAAGATAAATATTTCTTAAAACGTCAAGAACTTTACAAAAATTTATATTCAGAAGAAGATTTAGATTGA
- a CDS encoding NADH-dependent [FeFe] hydrogenase, group A6: MSECRASKAEKIRLACENKDKACEAKLIDIVIDGRERTVKKGTTILEVARSLGIKIPTLCYHEDLCIAGICRICLVEVVGMETLQASCSYSIEREIEVKTHSHKIRKARRHILDLMLANHVGECYSCIRNGNCELQDLAEDYGITKYPFGHPNKTVKPVDCSSMSIVRDMDKCILCRRCVRSCVDLQEVGVFGVKERGDRCYISTFGDRNMEDVICINCGQCVNRCPTGALHEKDQTEEVWKALEDKNKHVVIQTAPAPRAGIGELFGLAPGKSLTLEINTGLKYCGFDRVFDTCFSADLTIIEEGLELLLRLKKNLMEDGNEALPQFTSCSPGWVKYLEHFNPKYIENLSTAKSPQQMFGSIIKTYYCEKNNIDPKDVVTVALMPCTAKKFEAAREEMCDSGYRDIDYGLTTRELGKMFKEVGLDLPNLEKSKFDDPFGGISGSGVIFGATGGVMESAIRTIYELVTGKEIESVFAAGEIKVVRGFEKIKYAELTIDEVGKVPELLKPYFDSFDFLKGVTLKVAVCHGTANAKMVLENIEAGGEFSGCHFIEFMACPGGCLGGGGQPIPTNKEIRKARAQAIYGEDKKSTIKKSYKNPAVIELYENFLKDGPGGHGAHKLLHTDYIARGKKLT, encoded by the coding sequence GCAAGCAAGGCAGAAAAAATAAGGCTGGCCTGTGAAAATAAAGATAAGGCTTGTGAGGCAAAATTAATAGATATAGTTATAGATGGAAGGGAACGGACAGTAAAAAAAGGAACAACTATTTTGGAAGTAGCTAGATCTTTAGGAATAAAGATACCTACTCTATGTTACCATGAGGATCTTTGTATAGCAGGGATCTGCCGGATTTGTCTGGTAGAAGTGGTAGGGATGGAAACTCTGCAAGCATCTTGCTCCTACTCCATAGAAAGGGAGATAGAGGTGAAAACACATAGCCATAAGATAAGAAAAGCCAGAAGACATATATTGGATCTCATGTTGGCTAACCATGTGGGGGAATGTTATTCCTGTATAAGAAACGGAAACTGTGAGCTGCAGGATCTGGCAGAAGACTATGGGATCACAAAATACCCCTTTGGGCATCCGAATAAAACGGTAAAGCCTGTGGACTGCAGCAGTATGTCTATAGTGAGGGATATGGATAAATGTATTCTTTGCAGAAGATGTGTAAGAAGTTGTGTGGATCTGCAGGAGGTAGGAGTTTTTGGTGTGAAAGAACGAGGAGATCGGTGTTATATCTCTACCTTTGGAGATAGAAATATGGAGGATGTTATCTGTATTAACTGCGGACAATGTGTAAATCGATGTCCCACTGGTGCTCTCCATGAAAAAGATCAAACAGAGGAAGTGTGGAAGGCGTTGGAAGATAAAAATAAACATGTGGTTATTCAGACAGCACCGGCTCCTAGAGCAGGAATAGGAGAGTTATTTGGATTGGCTCCCGGTAAAAGTCTGACTTTAGAAATAAATACAGGGTTGAAATACTGTGGCTTTGACAGGGTATTTGATACTTGTTTCAGTGCTGATTTGACCATTATAGAGGAGGGATTAGAACTTCTTTTGAGACTGAAAAAAAATCTAATGGAGGATGGGAATGAAGCTTTACCGCAGTTTACTTCGTGTTCTCCAGGATGGGTGAAATATTTGGAACATTTTAATCCCAAATATATAGAGAACCTATCCACTGCTAAGAGTCCTCAGCAGATGTTTGGGAGTATTATAAAAACTTATTATTGTGAGAAAAACAATATTGATCCAAAAGATGTAGTGACAGTAGCTCTAATGCCGTGTACTGCTAAAAAGTTTGAAGCAGCTAGAGAAGAGATGTGTGATTCAGGTTATAGAGACATAGATTATGGTTTGACCACTAGGGAACTTGGAAAGATGTTTAAGGAGGTAGGACTAGATCTGCCTAACTTAGAAAAATCTAAATTTGATGACCCCTTTGGTGGAATTAGTGGTTCTGGAGTCATTTTTGGAGCTACAGGAGGAGTGATGGAGTCGGCTATCCGGACAATCTATGAGTTAGTTACAGGAAAGGAGATAGAGTCGGTGTTTGCAGCAGGAGAGATAAAGGTAGTAAGAGGATTTGAAAAAATAAAATATGCTGAATTGACCATAGATGAGGTAGGGAAAGTTCCAGAACTTTTAAAACCATATTTTGATAGTTTTGATTTTTTAAAGGGTGTTACACTGAAGGTAGCTGTATGTCATGGGACTGCTAACGCTAAGATGGTCTTGGAAAATATTGAGGCTGGTGGAGAGTTCAGCGGGTGTCATTTTATAGAATTTATGGCTTGTCCTGGAGGATGTTTGGGAGGGGGAGGTCAGCCGATTCCTACAAATAAGGAGATAAGAAAGGCTAGAGCACAGGCGATTTATGGGGAAGACAAAAAATCTACCATAAAAAAATCCTATAAAAACCCAGCAGTTATAGAATTATATGAAAATTTTCTAAAAGATGGTCCTGGAGGACATGGTGCTCATAAACTTTTACATACTGATTATATTGCAAGAGGAAAGAAATTAACTTAA